From Hermetia illucens chromosome 6, iHerIll2.2.curated.20191125, whole genome shotgun sequence, one genomic window encodes:
- the LOC119660232 gene encoding zinc finger protein MSN4 has product MIGSDEMSSTSMDISETFRPEDLSKTDFFDFVTAPDMGIGIGVVGDRPPGSNETNGTSDQPLQGYDQFWGTDKDHNRLETAIFEDLDRYCWQQSQTPTQQQQPSSTNSSSAGSSISQPSSIVGGIGNTDGQIYTLTVLNGNEPWLKRDPDAQLAPTLDLDSLLGSFPGYVKSEFVYEDSGFSTDNTKEDISHQQQHPQQQPQSAQNVVTTNSTNLVQYQNNNNDWHIADNNATEQNSAESLLRSALQGKGYPKGLHLQNGIAIIPSPSSIKDEELRRALFSPDQDSLHFADSTLSAPIFDDTQGIVSSPTGSHPQPPTPQTPHTPTSSNCTNSSNPSQSTTAGIVVDDMFLSLETAFSDDFEKIKRIANEVQQFCSTSDYPEVIMEITTALPSAQSALQSLHQSAGSQTQHQQPTAPPPPQPMQPEVTTSTTPTSTSTLTKSTAKNNSNHNSPTQCNGQRKERSLHYCSICSKGFKDKYSVNVHIRTHTGEKPFACSLCGKSFRQKAHLAKHYQTHLAQKSNGNVVKGGKQSQSSAQRHSQQSSTTVQGIQRPISSSNTSGSLPPANGLLANR; this is encoded by the exons ATGATTGGGTCCGACGAAATGTCCTCAACAAGTATGGACATTAGTGAAACCTTTCGACCGGAAGACCTCTCCAAAACGGACTTCTTTGACTTTGTGACCGCACCGGACATGGGTATTGGCATAGGTGTGGTGGGGGATCGTCCGCCCGGGTCAAATGAAACGAACGGTACCAGCGATCAACCTCTCCAAGGCTATGATCAG TTCTGGGGCACCGATAAGGATCACAATCGTTTAGAAACTGCCATTTTTGAAGATCTCGACCGGTATTGTTGGCAACAATCACAAACTCcaacacaacaacagcagccATCTTCGACGAATTCATCGAGTGCCGGTAGTTCTATTAGTCAACCTTCATCAATTGTAGGCGGTATTGGTAATACTGACGGACAAATTTATACATTAACAGTATTAAATGGCAATGAGCCATGGCTTAAACGTGATCCTGATGCACAACTTGCACCGACCTTAGACTTGGACAGTTTACTAGGGAGCTTTCCCGGCTATGTTAAATCTGAATTTGTCTATGAGGATAGTGGTTTTAGCACAGATAATACTAAAGAGGATATTAGTCATCAACAGCAACATCCACAACAACAGCCACAATCCGCACAAAACGTTGTTACCACAAACAGTACAAATTTGGTACAATATCAGAATAACAATAATGACTGGCATATAGCGGATAATAATGCAACGGAACAG AACTCGGCTGAATCACTACttcgaagtgcacttcaaggaaAAGGTTACCCAAAAGGACTTCACCTTCAAAACGGTATTGCCATCATCCCCTCTCCAAGCTCAATTAAAGACGAAGAGTTGAGGCGGGCGCTGTTTTCACCTGATCAG GATTCTCTCCATTTTGCGGATTCAACCCTTTCGGCCCCAATATTCGATGATACTCAAGGCATAGTCAGCTCGCCAACTGGTAGCCATCCTCAACCACCTACACCACAAACTCCCCATACGCCAACTAGCAGTAACTGTACGAATAGCAGCAACCCTTCACAAAGTACAACAGCCGGCATTGTTGTCGATGATATGTTCCTATCCCTCGAGACAGCTTTCAGTGATGATTTCGAGAAAATTAAACGCATTGCAAACGAAGTACAACAATTCTGTTCAACCAGTGACTATCCAGAAGTCATAATGGAAATTACAACCGCACTGCCATCAGCACAATCTGCGTTACAATCACTTCATCAGTCAGCTGGATCACAAACGCAACACCAACAACCAACAGCACCGCCCCCACCTCAGCCAATGCAGCCTGAGGTTACAACAAGTACCACCCCGACATCTACTTCGACACTAACCAAATCCACTGCCAAGAA CAACAGCAACCACAACAGCCCAACCCAATGCAATGGTCAACGTAAGGAACGCTCGCTCCACTACTGCTCGATATGCTCCAAAGGATTCAAGGACAAATACTCTGTAAATGTTCACATACGGACCCACACTGGTGAGAAACCCTTTGCCTGTTCCCTTTGCGGAAAAAGTTTCCGGCAAAAGGCCCATTTGGCCAAACACTATCAGACGCATTTAGCGCAGAAAAGCAACGGGAACGTAGTTAAGGGAGGAAAGCAATCTCAATCATCAGCACAACGCCATTCTCAGCAATCATCAACTACAGTACAAGGCATACAACGGCCTATCAGCTCGAGTAATACCAGTGGTAGCTTACCCCCAGCTAATGGTTTGCTTGCCAATAGATAG